From the genome of Rhizobium indicum:
AGATGGAGGAAGACCGGCTAGACGATCTGGTCGCCGAAGGAATGTCGGAACCGGCGGAGCAGACGCTCGAGCGAAAGATCTACTTCCGGGAGCTTTTCCGGTTGCAGCACGAGTTGGTGCGGCTGCAGGATTGGGTTCAGCATAAGAAGCTGAAGGTGGTGGTGCTGTTTGAAGGCCGGGATTCGGCCGGCAAGGGAGGCGCGATCAAGCGCGTGACCCAGCGCCTTAATCCACGTGTCTGCCGGACGGTCGCGCTGCCCGCCCCGACCGAGCGGGAGCGCCATCAATGGTATTTCCAGCGTTATGTCCCGCATCTTCCGACCGGTGGCGAAATCGTGCTCTTCGACCGAAGCTGGTACAATCGCGCCGGTGTCGAGCGCGTGATGGGGTTCTGCACCCCTGATGAACTCGAGGAGTTCTTCCGCTCGGTGCCCGAATTCGAACGGATGCTGGTCCGCTCCGGAATCGTGCTGATCAAATACTGGTTTTCGATCACCGACGAGGAGCAGGAATTCCGCTTCAATATGCGTATCCACGATCCGCTGAAGCAATGGAAGCTCTCACCTATGGATATGGAAAGCCGTGTCCATTGGGAGGAATACACCAAAGCCAAGGAAGAAATGCTGGCGCGTACCCACACGGAGGATGCACCCTGGTGGGTAGTACAGGCCGTGGACAAGAAACGGGCGCGTTTGAACTGCATTGCCCATCTTCTCGAGCAGATCCCTTACGAGGATGTTCCCAAACCTGAGATCCAGTTGCCGGACCGCATCCGTAACGCCGATTACAACAGGGCGCCGGTTCCACCTGAAATGTATGTGCCGGAGCGCTATTGAAAGCATAGTCGCAACGGGTCGGCGGAGTTGAGGAAATAGCGGCAGCGGTATTGCTTCGCTACGCCATGCGAGAGCGTGGCGTAGCGATCGGATCGGTTTGCAGTCATCGGCTGCCGTCAGGCGGCGACATCAGCTATGCGGTTCAATTCCGAGACGGCTTCATCCGGCAGCGCGAGCGCGGCGGCGGCGAGGTTCTCCCTGAGATGGCCGACGGAAGAGGTGCCGGGGATCAGTAGGATGTTTTCCGCGCGACGCAGCAGCCAGGCGAGCGCCACCTGCATAGGCGTGGCGTTGAGGCGTGCTGCGACATCGGACAGGGTGGAAGACTGCAGCGGGCTGAACCCGCCGAGCGGGAAGAACGGCACATAGGCAATGCCGTCGTGCGCGAGATCGTCGATCAGAGCATCGTCGGCCCGATGCGCCAGATTGTACTGGTTCTGCACGCAGTCGATCTCGGTGATCCCACGCCCTTCGGCGATTTGTTTGGATGTGACGTTGCTCAGCCCGATGTGACGGACCAGGCCTTGCTGCTGGAGATCGGCAAGGACCGTCAGTGGCGCTTCGATTGACCCTTCGGCCGGGCCGTGCACGTCGAACATGATCCTGAGATTGACGACATCAAGCACATCGAGGCCGAGATTGCGGAGATTGTCGTGCACTGCCGCGGTCAGTTCTTCACGCGAGAAGGCCGGCATCCACGATCCATCCGTGCCGCGCCGGGCGCCGATCTTGGTGACGATGACGAGATCGTCGCGATAGGGATGCAGCGCTTCGCGGATGATCTGGTTGGTGACGTGCGGGCCATAGAAGTCGCTGGTGTCGATGTGGTTTACGCCGCTCGAGACCGCCTCTCGCAGCACGGCCAATGCCGCGCCATGATCCTTGGGCGGACCAAACACGCCAGGCCCGGCAAGCTGCATGGCGCCATAGCCAAGCCGTTTCACGCTGCGGTCGCCGAGGTTGAACGTGCCGGACTGATCGATAGTCATGATCTAATTCCTTTCAAGAGATGACGCCAAGATAGGCCCAAGATAAGCATTGTCGGCGCGCGTGAAAATTGGCTATAATCCGCACGGGCTGTGCGGAGTGGCGAACAATGAAAGCAGATCTGGGTGATCTCAATGCCTTTGTTGCCGTGGCCCGTGCCGGGGGTTTCCGCGAGGGCGCGCGCGTCAGTGGCAGCAGCGCCTCCTTTCTCAGCGAAGCGGTGCGCCGCCTGGAGGCCCAGCTCGGCGTCAGGCTGCTCAACCGGACGACACGCAGTGTCGTCCCGACCGAAGCAGGCAAGGGCCTGCTGGAGCGGCTCGGCCCTGCTTTGAGCGAGGTGGAGTCTGCCCTCGACGTCGTCAACGGATTTCGCGACAGGCCGGCCGGTGCCTTGCGTCTCAATGTGCCGGTTAGCGCGGCGCGGCTGGTTCTGCCCGCCATCGTTCCACCGTTCCTCGCCGCCTATCCCGATATTCGGCTGGAGGTGGTAACCGACGAGAGCTTTGTCGACGTGATCGCGGCGGGCTGCGACGCTGGAATCCGCTATGACGAGCGGTTGGAGCAGGATATGATCGCGATACCGATCGGGCCACGCGTCCAGCGCTTTGCCATCGCAGCCTCCCCGGACTACCTGGATCGCCGTGGCCGGCCGCAACATCCGAGCGAGCTGCTCGGCCATGCCTGTCTATTGGGTCGCTTTTCCAGCGGTGCGATGACGGCGCCGTGGGAGTTCGAGCGCGATGGCGAGATAGTGCGGGTCGATCCAACGGGGCCGTTGATCGTGCGGGTCGGCGGAGCGACCGATTTGGCCGTCGATGCAGCGATATCAGGAACAGGGATCGTCTGCCTCTTCGAGGACTGGCTGCGCCCGCATCTCGACAACGGCGTCCTGGAACCCCTCCTCGAACCGTGGTGGCAACGCTTCTCCGGGCCGTTCCTCTACTATCCCGGGCGTCGGCTGGTGCCGGCGCCGCTCCGGGCATTCATCGACTTTGTCAAGGCATCGGCTACCGCATAATTCCTTAAGCCGGAATTGATCTAAGGATAAAATATGCAGAAATTCAAAGAGTTACAGCATCCTTTGCGCGTCTAAAAGATGCGGCGCTGTAAGCGGGCTTAATGGCCGACGATGCGCTAGAGCTTGACCTCGGCATTGTCGCCCATATCAGGTTTGGTATTCGAGACCGCTGCGGCCGCCATCTTGATATAGCTGATGATCGTGCCGGGGCTGTCCCAATATTCGGCCGTAGCCGGCGTCATCTTGAGGATGCGGATGGAAGGATCGTCGGGATTGTCCCACCAGGCCTTTGCCGGCGTCGCCCATAATTCCTTGGTTCTCTCCCGGTCGTTTTGCACCTCGGCCGTCCCCGATACGGAAACATATTTCTGTCCCTTGGTGTCGGCAAAGGCGAGGCAGACGTTTGGCCAGCGAGTGATTTCATCGTCCTTGTGACTGCTGACATCCGTCAGAAAATAGATCGCATTCTCGAGCTGCGCGGTATAGGCGGACATCGGGCGGGCTCTGAGATCGTCGCCGCTGCGGGTCGTCAGCATGCAAAACCCGATCTTGTCGATCAATTCCCATACCCGTGTCGCATTGTCTTGATTGGCCATCGTCATCTCCATCTGTGCAAGAGACGAAGTAACCATCTACGAAGGCCGATGTTCCCAGCGGCGGGCCCTAGTAGTGAGCCCCTTCCAAAGGTGATTGAGGCACGCAGTCGATCAATGGACGCTTGGGGTTTTCATCACCATTGCGAAGTCTTCGGCGACCAGTTCACTGACGGCGATGAGAACTTCCTCCCGGGAAAAGCCCGATGTCAGAGCGCGTTGAATCAGATCCTGCAGATCCGGCTCCACGACATCGCGGCAATCCTCGAGGCGTTCCTCTGAAACGGTGAGGCTATTGAGTTCGTCCATTGTCTGTCCTTTCAGGAATGTAACCACCAAAGCCCGAAAAGGCTGGTGAGGATAAAGCCGCTAGCGGGCGGCCACCGCCCGCTTCGGACCGGGCAGCAGGCCTTCACGCTGCATCTGCTTGCGTGCAGCCTTGCGATGTCGGCTGATCGCCTGCGCCTTTTCCCTGACGCGCCGTTCGGACGGTTTCTCATAGGCGCGCCGTTCTTTCATTTCGCGGAACAGCCCTTCGCGCTGCATTTTCTTTTTCAAGACTCTGAGCGCTTGATCGACATTGTTGTCTCTGACGAGTACCTGCATTTCGAGTTCTCCTTGTCTGGGATGGTGGCCCGATCGCCGCTCAGCCGAGCTGCTCGGCGATCAGAGCCTGCAATTCGCGGCGGGTGAGAAGGCAGGGAAACGGCTTCCAGCTCCTGGGAACATTGCGGACAGCCTCGTCATCCTCACGCGGATTCGCCGCCGCAACCGCGGTGGCTGTATGTGTGTTGTTCAAAAAGAAATCCTTTGCCGGCCTTGGCCGACGTTATCGATTGTTTGTGGGATTGCCCATCACGCAGCCTTAAGGCGCGCGCCGATGCATAAGCGTCTCAAGCAGCAGCCGGCAACGGCTTGGATTTCCGCTTGGATCGGGTACATCCAGCAACATAGGGCTCGGCGAGCAGAATTGCAACGGATAGCCCGGATGGCATGGCGCGGGCACCGCTAATCGCCTTCAGATATACTCGGTGCCATTTTATTCAAGTTAGCCGGGTATAGTTTTTGTCGAATTTTCTTCAATTTGGCGCGAGAGCGACATTATTCCGCCAGAATGGAAGCAACGCGAAGATCGCCATCGAAATTAACCTTCTGTTAAATAGGCCATTGACTTGTAGTATTAATAGGTTGTTAAAGGAGCCGCTCGCTGAGGTCGAAATTGACCCGCTAATAAACAATTTGAGGAGAGAGCAATGGCTTCGCCGATACATGCAACTGATGATAGTGCAACATTTCAAGAAACCGACGTTATTTCCGGAAATCTGCTTTCCAACGATTCCTCCGACAACGGCCACCTGTTCCTGCGCGCCTTCGACGGCGCAAGCGTAGGCGCCAAGAGCGGCAACAGCCAGGTTACCCAAATCCAGGGCGATTACGGCACCTTCTTCGTCAAGCCGGACGGCAGCTACACCTATGTCCTGAGCGACGCTGCCAAGATCGGTTTCGCCAACGGCGAATCGTTCCAGGAGAAGGTTTCCTACAAGATCTCCGACGGCAGCGGTCATACCGACGTCGGCCTGTTCACCCTGAACATCCAGGGCGTCACCCAGGTAAAGCCGATCGCTGTTGACGACCACTACAGCTTCAACGAAGGCGACGCCATCGGCGGCAACGTTCTGGACAACGACATTGCCGGCGACAATGGTCACCTCTTCCTCCGCCAGTTCGACGGCACGAATGTCAGCGCTAAGAGCGGCCCCGACGCTGTTACCGACATCGTCGGCGACTATGGCGTCTTCCACGTCAAGCCGAATGGCGAATTCACCTATGAGCTGACGGATGACCTGGCTGCTGGCCAGACCGTCACGGAAACCGTCCAGTATTACAAGATCTCCGATGGCGAAGGCCACACGGATGCTGGCGTTCTGACGCTCAACATCACGGGCACCGACGCTCTCGTTTGATCAGCAGTCATAGATCAGTGAGACATGACGCCCGCCGCGCAATCGGCGGGCGTCTTCGTATATCGGCCTGATTGACGCAAGTCCGCCGGGGGGAGCCAATCATATTCCGATGGTCTGCAAAACGGCATAATTCTTTTTAGCTAGTTCTTATAAATGCCGGCGTGGCGTAGTCTTGATATTCGGAGGACACGCCGTGACCGAACACATCGAACCCAGGCAAGTCGAAACAGACGATCTGACGAAAGTCTGGTCCGTGACGGAGTTCTGCGCTCGTCACCGCATAGATTCCGAGGAACAAGCGCTGCTGCTCAAACTCTTTGGGCCGTTCGCGACCGCCTCCGAATTGCTTCACAATGCCAAGCGCGCGCCAAGGTTCAGATGAGGCCTCCTCCATTTCTTCAACGATCTTCTCACAAATCCCGGCAAGTCATTCGGTGAACGAGACGGCGCAAGATATCGCCTGATCGGGTGACGCTCGCTATTTTGCCTCTCCTTAGACATTTAGGCAGTAATCGAAATGGTGCGATCGTTGCATTTGGCGGAACCATCATCGTGAAAACGAGCGGCGCTGATATGGATCATGTCGATATCGTTGATGCTGTCTATCAGGCGGCGGTCCGTTCAGAACTATGGCCGGATACGCTGTGCGCGATCGTTGATTACGTCGGTGCCGTCGCCGGAAATATTGTCTATCAGGCGCCCGATGGCCGCGGCAGCTTTCTGATCCCCGGCCGTATGCGCGAAGATTTGAATGCGCTCTATCTACAGCATTACACGAGCAACCCCTATGCCCGCGCATTCGAGAAGGTAAAGCCGGGCGAGATTGCAGTCGGCAATAGGTTGATCGATGCAGAGGCCGTAAGGCATTCCGCGTTTTACGCCGATATCTGCAAGCCTCAAAACATCTTCAATCAGCTCTTCCTGCCGCATGCCAGCCTGCACGAGCGGGGAGGTATCGGCGGTGTCGCTCTGTTCCTGTCTCGTCAGCAAGACGAGCACGCCGCGGAAGCGGCAGCACGGTTAGGGCGGCTGAGCCCGCACATGGCGCGGGCGATCGATCTTTCCTTTCAGGTAAACCGGATCGCCCGCGCACCCGAATTGCCGCAACGGCTGATCGATGCAATCGCGGATGCGGCTGTGCTGATCGATGGTCGGGGTGCGGTCCTTCTCTTGAATGCGGCAGCCGAAGCACTGCTCAAGCAGGCCGACGGCATTTTTCTCAGCCGATCCGAGACGCCCTCGCTTGCCGCCCATATTTCGAAGACATCCACCCGCCTAGTGAACGCCATTCGTCAGGCTTTGCTGATAGCCGATGGCGAAGACACGCCTTTCGACGGGGCATTGTCGATCTCCCGGCCATCGGGTTTGCCGCCCTATCTGGTGATGATCACGCCGCTTGCACCGACAGCGGTTTCGATATGGGATGCGGTTGATAGTGGAGCGCGCGTGCTCATTCATATCGTCGATCCGGAAGCGAAGACGCGTCGGCAAGCGCAACAACTGCAACACATCTTTGGCCTGACCGAAGCCGAAACCCGGGTCGCCGCACTGATCGGCAGCGGAATGAATCTGCCCGAGATTGCCCGGGTTCTTGGAATTTCGTCCAACACGGTAAAAACCCACACCGGCCGATGCTTTGGCAAAACGGGGGTGCGATCCCAGGCGGCTCTCGCCAGGCTGATTGCCTCGATCCCGATCGCCGGAAACAGGCCGGCGACGCCGTCCCGCACGAATGGAAAGAGCCGTCCGCGGCAATCGTAAATTCTACTAGGCTATCTTCACGCGATGATCTGGAGAGGCCTGCTGCATGACCTCATAGGTCCGGGTGATTTTCCTGAATTGCTGCTCACTCTCTGCACAAAATCTGCAATCCGGCGCGGCATTCTTCCGCCATGAGCAAGAACGACATCCCCCTCGCGCCACGCCGTCCGGCTTTGCCGGATCGCCTCCGCAATGACGGATGGTGGCTGACGGAGGCGAGCTGGCCTCGAGGGACCGCCTCCGAGGAGACCCCAGCAACCATGCTCATCGTGATCGAAAAGCGGCATCTACGAGAGGAGCACCAATGGACACAACCGACACGCTGACAGAAGCAATGCCGATCAGGCGTGGCAGTGGCCGGATTACCGCGCTGTTTGCACTGGTGGCGCTGTCTGATTTTCTGATCTTTGGTGAGATGCCCGGGATAAATCTTTTCCTGTTTGCACTCGCCGTCTGCACCGGCATTCTACTTTCGGCCGGGAAGATCCGAGCGCCGTCAATGGCTGCTCTCCTGTTTGGTTTTTCGGTTCTGGCCTCGGCACCTCTGCTGGAAGCGCCCTCATTCACCGGCATCGCCCTTTGCTTCAGCGCGCTGATAGTGGTTGCTCTCGTCGGCGGCAGGCTTATGCCTCGCAGTCTGATCGGTCTGCCGCTGGTGTTTCTCCGTTTCACTCTTGTCATTCCCTTGCGGCTTGCCGACGATATTAGGAAATATCTTAAGACGCCGGCCAAACGTTTCTCCTTCACTGTCGTTTGGCAGGGCGTCGGTCTCTGGATC
Proteins encoded in this window:
- the ppk2 gene encoding polyphosphate kinase 2; amino-acid sequence: MSQTHQDQLSRIKAEIADSFDEELEMQMEEDRLDDLVAEGMSEPAEQTLERKIYFRELFRLQHELVRLQDWVQHKKLKVVVLFEGRDSAGKGGAIKRVTQRLNPRVCRTVALPAPTERERHQWYFQRYVPHLPTGGEIVLFDRSWYNRAGVERVMGFCTPDELEEFFRSVPEFERMLVRSGIVLIKYWFSITDEEQEFRFNMRIHDPLKQWKLSPMDMESRVHWEEYTKAKEEMLARTHTEDAPWWVVQAVDKKRARLNCIAHLLEQIPYEDVPKPEIQLPDRIRNADYNRAPVPPEMYVPERY
- a CDS encoding aldo/keto reductase family oxidoreductase, with the protein product MMTIDQSGTFNLGDRSVKRLGYGAMQLAGPGVFGPPKDHGAALAVLREAVSSGVNHIDTSDFYGPHVTNQIIREALHPYRDDLVIVTKIGARRGTDGSWMPAFSREELTAAVHDNLRNLGLDVLDVVNLRIMFDVHGPAEGSIEAPLTVLADLQQQGLVRHIGLSNVTSKQIAEGRGITEIDCVQNQYNLAHRADDALIDDLAHDGIAYVPFFPLGGFSPLQSSTLSDVAARLNATPMQVALAWLLRRAENILLIPGTSSVGHLRENLAAAALALPDEAVSELNRIADVAA
- a CDS encoding LysR family transcriptional regulator, yielding MKADLGDLNAFVAVARAGGFREGARVSGSSASFLSEAVRRLEAQLGVRLLNRTTRSVVPTEAGKGLLERLGPALSEVESALDVVNGFRDRPAGALRLNVPVSAARLVLPAIVPPFLAAYPDIRLEVVTDESFVDVIAAGCDAGIRYDERLEQDMIAIPIGPRVQRFAIAASPDYLDRRGRPQHPSELLGHACLLGRFSSGAMTAPWEFERDGEIVRVDPTGPLIVRVGGATDLAVDAAISGTGIVCLFEDWLRPHLDNGVLEPLLEPWWQRFSGPFLYYPGRRLVPAPLRAFIDFVKASATA
- a CDS encoding pyridoxamine 5'-phosphate oxidase family protein, which gives rise to MANQDNATRVWELIDKIGFCMLTTRSGDDLRARPMSAYTAQLENAIYFLTDVSSHKDDEITRWPNVCLAFADTKGQKYVSVSGTAEVQNDRERTKELWATPAKAWWDNPDDPSIRILKMTPATAEYWDSPGTIISYIKMAAAAVSNTKPDMGDNAEVKL
- the rpsU gene encoding 30S ribosomal protein S21, whose product is MQVLVRDNNVDQALRVLKKKMQREGLFREMKERRAYEKPSERRVREKAQAISRHRKAARKQMQREGLLPGPKRAVAAR
- the rapA2 gene encoding calcium-binding lectin RapA2 — translated: MASPIHATDDSATFQETDVISGNLLSNDSSDNGHLFLRAFDGASVGAKSGNSQVTQIQGDYGTFFVKPDGSYTYVLSDAAKIGFANGESFQEKVSYKISDGSGHTDVGLFTLNIQGVTQVKPIAVDDHYSFNEGDAIGGNVLDNDIAGDNGHLFLRQFDGTNVSAKSGPDAVTDIVGDYGVFHVKPNGEFTYELTDDLAAGQTVTETVQYYKISDGEGHTDAGVLTLNITGTDALV
- a CDS encoding helix-turn-helix transcriptional regulator, which produces MTLAILPLLRHLGSNRNGAIVAFGGTIIVKTSGADMDHVDIVDAVYQAAVRSELWPDTLCAIVDYVGAVAGNIVYQAPDGRGSFLIPGRMREDLNALYLQHYTSNPYARAFEKVKPGEIAVGNRLIDAEAVRHSAFYADICKPQNIFNQLFLPHASLHERGGIGGVALFLSRQQDEHAAEAAARLGRLSPHMARAIDLSFQVNRIARAPELPQRLIDAIADAAVLIDGRGAVLLLNAAAEALLKQADGIFLSRSETPSLAAHISKTSTRLVNAIRQALLIADGEDTPFDGALSISRPSGLPPYLVMITPLAPTAVSIWDAVDSGARVLIHIVDPEAKTRRQAQQLQHIFGLTEAETRVAALIGSGMNLPEIARVLGISSNTVKTHTGRCFGKTGVRSQAALARLIASIPIAGNRPATPSRTNGKSRPRQS